The DNA window ccatatagccataaaaaaGTTATTTCTACAGAAGAGTAGACGGATCACCACCACCAGAGTCAGGAAGAGCGCCACCAGGATCAGGAAGAGAGGCAACCACGggagatgaagaggaagtcgGAGGAACAACAGAAGAACTCGAAGCGTCCTTGGAACGAGGAGGGgactcaataatcctctgcccccgagtctttaATTATGACTCGGAAACGATTACGGGGGCAGGAGGATCCACAATAGCACCATCAATGACGACTTTGTCCGGATCTAAAGGAGAAAGGTCCAGGTCAGGGGCAATGACTCCGACCTGCTCCTTGAAAATCCTCCAAGCCTCCTCGGCGCCAtcagcaatagagtcctccaactcagCATATGCACTCCGAGAGTTCAACAAGTCCTTCCtcacagacacaagatcttGAAATAAACTCTGGTAACTCTCTTGTGCTGCCTTCTTCAAACCCGCCTCCATGTTGCATTGGGCCTACAACTTACTCTCCTTCTCCTGAAGGgtatctctctcctccttcaacttagcgacctcctccttcaactccctctcatgCTCTTGATAAGCAAGAAGCCGTCCTTCCAGCTCCTCAACCTTCGAGGTTAACCCCAAAGAGCTGAGAggagtcttctcaaaaatatccaagAGCTTGCCACAAACACCTGCCGCCCTAAAACTCTCCTCAGCCAGAGTGGTAAGGTGGTTccgaacagaaacatcatccacACTTATATGAGGATAGACGTTCTTTCGAACaaatgcaagagcatccgccttaaccccaccatcaaaagaagagccagactctaaagtcttgcgcttcttcttttcTGGCTCAGAAAAAAGTCGAGCGGAGGGGAGTGGCCGAGACAAAgctgaagaagaaatcacaatgGGCTGGGAAGAAGCCCCCACGttctgaggaggaggaggaggaggagagacgaTCGCCCTGGTTCCACCAGTCCTAGCCCGAGATCTTGCCTTAGCCTTCTGAACTCTTTGGTAAGATTCCTGAGCATTCTTCCTTGCCATATctgcaaaagaaacaattagcAAAAATTACAAGTCGGCAAACCTCAAGTCGGCAGATACAAGTCGAAAATAAGAaatgtatatacatatataaaaactaCCTAGTTGCGACCAAACAAAGGTCGGCGACCCCTGGAGGAATTTCCTAGTATCCaagtatggggccctcccccacacttctcagaaaaaccccacaatggccgcctccacctcATCCAGGTCGTCCAGACCGTACTTCTCACAGGGGGAGGCCTCCAACCAATAGAGGGGAAAGCGAGGGGAAGAATTCTCATCCAAGAAAAaagggtggtgaccctctacagcttgcactttgaaaaaataatttttgaagtcgTGGAAGAATTCGTCAAAAAAGGTGAAAattctccgaccttgtatggcccGAAAAGACACCCATTGCTGCTTGTTATTTAACCCACTGAAGGGCTTAGTCATgtggaaaagatagaagaaaatcgtcaaagaagtcggaaagtcCAAAGCGTGACTtataaattgataatttttcaaaaaaccccaagagttggggtgaagttgggtaGGGGCAACACGACAGTGGCGCAAAATAGACATTTCAAattcagaaaacagaagaaaaacacccaaacgggtAATCATGCTCTCATACATATAGAAAAAATGAGGGACCTCCTCGGAATCCCTCCTaaaacaaacccggtcttctGGACCCGGGACTACCAACTCGTACTTCGGCTCGTCCTCCTCAGAAGTACAAATTCTGTGGCGAGTACGAAGGTGGGTGATAAATTCAGTATCGACCAAGGGTTCCTCCCCTAGGACCGTGACATCAACCCACTGAGAAAGATCTACGGAAgccatttctttttcttaaaaaggtAACAAAACCctacaaaggaaaaagaaaagaaaaatcaaaaacacGGTCTCTAAGGGGAAGGGAATACGGAACTAAAGTCTACAAACCAACCTATCTACAAAATAAAGGCATGCAAATAGAAAAGCATGTTACAGAAAGAGCTAACCTTTATCTGAAAATGAGGGTTGGAGGAAGAAAAAGCCTTCGAAAACACAAGAATGCAGCACGAACGAATGAagggaaaatttgaaaaatcgcAGAAACGAAACaatgaaagagagggaaagtatttataagtACGTTGGGGGCACAATGGTAAAAACGGGGCAGTCATTAATGAGAATGCACCGTTACCAAGACCATCAATCCCTACGCACATCCCTAACAGACACGACACTTGATtagacgtaactgtcagaacCAAAAGGCTACGAAGAGTCACGTCGGTTTCAGACCATCACGTCGGTCCTCCTCCAAGTCGGCTACGACCCCGAGTAGAATACTCGAACCCAAAccttgaaaagaaaattgggctcgagtaggggcactgttcataccctggcccaacagTAAAGGCCCAGGTCAAAATAAAAGGCCTAAATCCCACGGATTGAGTCTCACCCAATACCAACCTTCATCCTATGAAGTCGGTTCTCACCACGActtgctctaaagaagtcgggtacgagggttagctggcagataaacactcattcaaatgagtaactgcccctagaatctctctaaccacttccaagagccatatcctaacctccctaagataatgggacggttaacaccctaaaaaggtggcactactccaacggtggttattggttcaccactataaatacactgacacccctcaggtatctctaagtccaatactctctagacctgcttacactcttgctaacttaggcatcggagtgtctttgcaggtaccacccccatctCCTCGCAcgaacaagtcggacggagaACCCCGAGTTGCAGACCCATTCGGAATCCTCCTCCTTCACACATTTGGGCCAATCAACGCCGTTTAGCCCATCAATCTCCGATTACCCACCGTAACAGGttataattagaaaaaatcaatcatcaagAGCATAATACGAAGAGAATTTGGAAAAGATTGTTGctgctaataaaaaaaaattatcatgacAATAATGAAGAGTGATTGACAGCAATGGCTAGTAAGAATGATAAGCTACGGTTTTACTATAAGAAGATCAATTATTAAGAAGCGGCAAGGAGAACGTTCAGAATACACAGCCTGCACATTTGagtgttattatatttttcattgtGTTTCAATTTgacatatttaattttatttttggaagtTTTATGTTAAAAGGAAAAGGATTATATTTCTATGAgagattattttgaaaaagcctATGAAAGTAAAAACATGAGCTAGAAAGAAATGCCAAAATAATTGTAGgggttaatagtcaaattagttTTTGGGAGAGAAGATATTCTTCAAATTCATTCTCAAaagattttttcaatcaaattggtCCTTCAAAGATtgtaaattaatcatatttgttCTCCAGTCTCTCCATTAGCAATTTTCTTCAAAGATTGATGTTGTAAAACGTTAAttgataacatatataatacctGATATGTCTAATTGGATATTGACAAAAtatgtttatgaaaatttattaatttagtcatttttttcaattacaaaaattcTATTCTTAATATGACCTAGTAACAAAATTTATAGATTTTCATAAACATATTTAGTCAACATCTAATTGAACATATTACGTGTCATGTATGCTATCAGTTAACATTTCACATCATCAATCGTTGACGAAAATTGTGAGTGGAGTAACTGAAGgacaaatatgattaattcgTAATCTTTGAAAGaccaatttgattgaaaaaatcttTCAGAGAcaaatttgactattaactcatAATTTTAGCTTAAGTTTGAATCTTTGTCATTAATTTTGTTTGGTCTTGGCGTTTTGGTTTGTCTTGATTTGTGAAACTCGGAATTATGGCTTCATTAGTCTTGAGGCAAAACATGTTTGGTTCATTTGTTATTGGTCTTGGCCCTTGAATTGGTGCTTGTAATCTTGGTGGTTGATATAGTAAAATTCTATCATTATTATGGTGGAGACTAGACGTAAATCTAATTGCATTTCAAGATTAAATCAGGATACATACTAGTGTCACTTTCTCTATTCTTTCATCTTtgatcttttgttattttaagaGACTAAGCAAAAAATTTCTACTAATTCAATAACACGTTTCAAGTTTGAAAAGAGTACCTTGATTCAAATCATTTTCTCAAGGCCTATAAAATCTATAATTGCCATCAGAGCTCAGGCTATGGGAATCAAGGTTAATAGCTTAGAGAAAAATTCATGATGATCAATTCAGTCTCTTTCAACCTAATCAAAGGACAATCCTATCATCgtctatcttattttaatgGAACCAACTACTTTTACTAAAAGGAGAGAATGAGAATCTTCATTCAAGCAACAGATTATAATTTCTAGAAGATTATCATGAATGGACTTAATATTCCAACAAAACTAACACCTAAAGGACAAATAGTTTTCAAGGAAGACAGAAAATGGATAGAAGATGAGAAGAAAAAGTCTGATTCAAATGTTAAGGCAGAAAATATAATGCATTGCACCATAAATTTTGAAGAATACAGAAGAGTCTCTCGATGtaaaatggcaaagaaaatatgaGAGAAACTTCAATTAACTCGTGAAGGAACAAACAAAATGAGAGAAGCTAGAACCGATATGCTAATGAAACAATATGAATTATTCTGCATAAAAGAGAAAGAATCCATAGACGAGATATTTGtgagattctcaatcataatcaataGTCTCGATGCAATGGAAAAATAATTCACTGAAAAAGAGCTAATtagaaaaattatgagaagtCTCACCAAGACAAAAAGCTACTACgtacagaaagaaaataatcttAACAAAATTTCTTATGATGAGTTAAAAGGGATATAATAGAATACGAGACTACTCATTTgaagataaacaaataaaaaaaaggtgtGACTCTAAAGTCAAAGATTGAAGCTGAATCTGATGATGATCTACCCAGTGACGATGAGATCGTATTCTTTGCAAAAAAGTTGAAAGGGATCTCGAGacacatgaaaaaaaaagatttttcatCATCCAAAGAGGACAAGAAAGAAAACGACAAATTCAATTATCACCACTACAAATAACTAGAACACTTCAAATTCGAATGCCCTTTGCTAaatgaaaagaagaaacaaaagggaaaaaaagacAATTCTGATGGCCTCTtggaaaaacttaaaaaattactCATCTGAAGATTAAGAGGAACAACAAAAAGCACATATTGTCTCATGGCTAGGGACAAAGAACCCATTGAAGAGGTTTTTCTAGCatctaaaagaaagaaagacatGTTGTATATGGACAGCGAATATTCACGGTACATGACAAAAAACTCTGCATTCTTCATCAAATTTAATGAATATAACGGTTGCTTTATTACTTTTGGTGATGATGGTAAGGCTAACATAATTGCTATCgaaaaagttggtaaaaatttttcaactttgATAGACAATGTTCTTTTAGTTGATGATCTAAAGCACAATTTAATAAGTATTAGTCAATTACGTGATCTTGGCTATTTAGTTCTTTTAATCATTTTGAATGCAATGTTGTAAATGAAAAAACTAAATCTGTTTTATTTACAGTCAAAAAGTGTGATAATGTGTATAATCTCAACCTAGAtgatttggaaaaacaaaatgtACAATATTtcacttctttttattctaaaaaatagatTTGACATAAAATATTGGGATATGCCAGCATGTTTCAAATTTCGAAACTAATCAAGAAAAATTTAGTTAGAGGTCTTTTTAACATCAAGTTTGACGAAGACATTATTTGTGATACTTGTCAAATgagtaaacaaataaaaatctcTTTTAAAGTTAAGGAAGATGTatcaaataaaaacattttagaTAGAGACAATCATAATTGTAAAAATCGGATCGGATCAACGGTTCGACTGAAAAATCGGTGAACTAAATTCCGAACTAGTCTGGTCCAATCTCAGGACTGTTTAAGAACGAAAACCGATAAGAACCGGTCAAAGCCAATGAAAACCGGTCAATATTGATAGAAATCGATGAAAAACCGATCTAATCGAATCGCTCgagaaaaaattcgaaaattgatGAAGATATGGTTTAAACCTAGGTCCTCCTTGTTATTCCTTGTTATTCTATatgctaattattaattatatagtaaaaatgcaaaataattttttagatattattttagttttatactcacttttaaataatataattatctttttatgattatatgatatttattaatattattttttaataaatacatattatatataacaatataataaatataaattaattagttagttgttaaaataaaaaatagttactttaatataaaaataaaattaaaaattttttattatgataaaataCTAGAAGTTATAtacttatttaataataatcagATTATAATTGGTTGATATTTGATTGTTTTTAGAATATTAgtgaaaatatgtattttaaattttaattttagatttttgattattttatatatattttttagataggACTGGTTCTACCGGTTTAACCAATAATTCATCGATTAAATTAATAAACCAGTAAATTAGTAGTCTAACTGGTTCAACCACGATTCGATTTGACAACTATGGAGACAATTAtatctttaaattattttctcatttatttctttctgaTAAACATATTTCCTCTTTAATTACCTTCCATATTCAAATTCTTATTGATAATATACCTTcatctataataaaaaaaatttgttgctGGAGATCTTTAATTCAGTGTGATGGATGCCTCTGTTATTTACCATCTCCTATTCTTTTCTAGTGCCACCAAACTATTTGTAAATGATAGATAGCATTTGAAAGATTCATGAAGAGAGGGTGGGCTTCCATTCCACAATGCTTATGGAAAGACTTCCTTTAAATTCCTACGTGCAAATCCAAGGTTCAATAGCACTTTACCATCATGATGCACAAGACTCTTAACAATTACTTTGACTTTGAGAATCTCTAATCTCTCgttgatggtggtggtgataCCGACGTTGTTGTTAACATAATTCAGTTCAAGTATCTCATTAAGGCCATTCATTTTGACTTATCCCATGTCATTGAGGAAGCTCTCTCTATGTTGTTTAAGACATGTTTATTAGAAGACTTACTGATGGTGGATGCATGAATAGGTTGCagcaatcttttttttttttggattataGATAAGGGTCACTCTCCGATACAGATCAAAGTTGATATAAATATACAGAGACTCGTTATTTGGTTGACGTGTGTACTGTCTTTGCAAAATGGAGCAGGCTTTTACCAGCAATTGTCTCCCTAATCCACGGCTTGATGGTGAAGCCAAATGTGACTCACCCTCTGTGTGTTGGTCTATATAAGGCTGCATTTGTTTTTAAGAACAGGACAAGACAAGACACTATGGACAAAGACACAagattttgtgttcttgtattttgtttggtgataaactagaacaaattatgaaaattcaatttattctcatttttttcattaaaaaaatgagatgaaaaatataacaataaaaaatataattataaaaaattaacaagaataataataataaaaatttatgtccCTTACTAGTGTCTCTGCACGAATTGGTAAGTTGGTGAGTTTGGGTTATGGGTCTCTTTGTTCGTTCGTTTTTGGGCCATGGGGATAGTCTGAAAAAAGGTGTTGGGTTGGGGAGGAGAATAATTGATGAAGTCACTGTCTGTGGATTAAGCAGAACCGCCAGCATCGTCGTCGTTCTCTGCAGgaactcttcttctccctcctaCATGGATACGCACCAGAGCTTTCTGTGTTGGAGGAGACCATACCGACTTGGAGCATCATCGAAAGACTCATCTTTTGTCATGTTCAACTTTGGCATTTCTGGCCTCGCCGCGCAGAAGGTGAGAACATTTAGCAAATGCGGAACAGATTTGGTGGTAATGGAAACTAAATCAGAGCTGCTCCTTCcaattgtttttccttttttttatgtcaAACAAATTTTTACATTCCGTGTTCTTCCAATTAGGGCCACGTATATAGGAGCccaatattatcttttattggAATCATACAAAATAGTTGTCTCATTAATTCATGCAGCCCATCTATTATTTTCCTTAAGCAACCCCAATAACaactaattatatttatacatCTTTCATTATACGGAAAATGAGAAtcaaaaaaaccaaaaagacTTGTCAATCCTCAGCGCCATTCCCAAAATGAGAAtcaaaaaaaccaaaaagacTTGTCAATCCTCAGCGCCATTCCCTCAACACCGCTTCTACACATTTCAATACGCTTGCTGCCCTTATGCTTACACGACTTGTAAGCATACCATGCTGACAAAGGGAATCAGCACCACAGAATTTCCTACaatttttaccttttgaagCGTTTGAAGTGGCCTTAATAATTTTATGTGACGTGTTTTCCAACTAATGACAATGTGATTCTTTACAGTTCGTAGTATTTACACAAAAAGGCCGGAGGATAATTCATGAATCAAGTATTTAAAAGGTGGTGACTGCATCTACACATCATGTTACTTTGAGAAAACAGaaatatattcaattatttaGATTGATGCCCAAATTGAGATTATGTGATTTTTGGAgttcatttttaataaaaatataaaaccaaAAAGCATGAGAAATTCAAGTACACGGAACTAAATAGGTTTTTCCTCTTTCctactaattttataactaaaatatatcATATGTCATTCtctcattttaattaaaaataaatcttttcttccaaaattaaagagttcttccttcctctctctttttttatctatccatttcattttttcaaccactctatctcttttatatatagttatcaatgactaattacaaatttgacaatcaaaatgtgCAACATAACattctttattaaaattaaaattggaatattaaaattgaaattgaaatataactatattatatattatattatattatatattactatctaatttaataacaaaatatgtcACATGACATTCTTATTAAACTTAGGAGAAAATATTTTcctctaaaattaataaattctcTTTTTAAATTCTCTCATTTACCTCTCtcccttttttatttctctctactcttctcactctatatataatttattatatatttatatattatcgtctaatttaataaccaaatgtgtcacatgacattttcttattaaaattaagaaaaaatatttttctccaaaattaataaacccCCTTCTTAAATTCTCTCTTCTATCTCTCTCCCTTTTTCTACTTCTCTCTATCCTTcctactctatatataatttataatttatattttatattagtaatttaagaaatcaaaatttgtcacccaatatttttttaattataattaaaataaatttttttctttcaaaattaacaaacttcCTCTCTGTTCATTTTATTCGAAGCTAGTTCATTTTATTGTCTCTGTTCTTCTTGGTCTTAGCTTGGACAAGTGTTGCTGATACTAAAGTTCGATCTGCCTGAGTGCTCCCACTCCCAGGGGGAGATGCACGTCTTCGGCTGAACTCGAGGGTAGTTCATTTGATTGTCTCTATTCTTCTTGTTCTTAGATAGGACAAGTGTTGCTGATACTACCAAGTTCAAGGGAGATGCACGTCTTCGGGTGGACTCGAAGGTAGTTCATTTTATCGTCtctgttcttcttgttcttagCTTGGACGAGTGTTGCTGATTTTGTAATCATGTGCGGGATTGTTTAAAGAATATATGAAGTTTTGTCTCTAACggtaaatacaaaaaataagttGGGACAATTCTGTAAATATTTAAGGCATCAAATGTAACTCTCAAAaatatgcatcaaatactttgTCCTCGTAAGTATATAACATTGGTGATAAAtgaggaaggaaaagaaaaagaataactACTGACCTCTACTAAGTAGTTAGGTTTATAAAGTTGGTCCATCTCCTCTGGCTCTTTCTTATGCATCATTTCCAACTTCCCTGAACTTCAAAACATGTATTCGATCAACCTGAATCCCTGGCATTCCAAATGCTGGTCCGTTCTTCCATTCCTGAGGAATTGAAGTTGCCGTGAGATCTGACATCCAAATTCCAAATAGCCCATAAATTGTTTTCAATAACAAAAACAATTGGCAATTTCCATGAAGCTTCCATGTTAAGGCATTTTTAGAACTGTCATTATTACAAATTCTAGCTCCGGCAAACACCAATGTCACAAGAGCAGAATCTGCCTATTTCAGCCACTAGCCAACTACCTCTATACTTACAGGAGAATGCTGCACGGCTTCTCCAGTAGTCCAGTATCCACAGGAACACCTTCACTGATGCAAGTAGGCCCATCAATCAAATTACGCTAGTCAAGAAGACAAGACCATCTGCCTTGAGCCACATTGTCCTCTGCAGCACCTTGTGGCCTTTCCAAAGTGCTCACTCTTCATGTTGCATGTTGGGGCACCCTTACTGAGGACAGCTTGTCCTAAGACGTCCAAATGTCTCCCTCTCATGATTCTGAAATTGCCTTTGCTGAGCTGAAGGCCATCAAGCTGACTACATTTTGTTCTGCATTATAATGAGTTCATGCATCTTTGCAATTAAATTATAAGCGTGTCTGCACTCCACAGATAGAGTTTAAACCCATTTTCAACTAAAAATGAAGCTGATCCAACATAGGGGACAAAAACATGCATTAAGATGCTCTTGGATTGGCTCGTATCTTCCTAATTAAGTAATTCTCCAAACCAATGCCAGCATCCACTATTCTAGTATGACTTGTTATTTCAATCTTGAGAACTTGCTCCAAAACATCTCTGCTCCTCACACCATCGTCCACTTCACATATTAAAGGTATTATGGTCACCCAGGTATCCATATGAGGAGCTTCCCCATGCTCAAGCGATTTGGTTAGAACTCCACAAGCTTCCTCAATCTTACCAACATTGCAGAAACCCTTTACTAGGCCATGAATAACAGCAAAATGCGGAGAAAAACCTTTAGACAGCATCTCCTTCATGTAGTTATTTGCCTCATCAAGCATTCCTTTGTCACATAACCCACCAACCAAAGTTCGATATGACACAACATTAGGCAAGCACCCATTGTTCTGCATATCAGCAATAACTTTACAGGCATCATGGGCGCGCCCTTCCCTGCAGAACCCCAATATAACAGTATTATAATGAACTATGTCAGGATTGCACCCTTTGATCTTCATCCTACAAAGAAGCTTGTAAGCTTCTCTAAGCTTCTTCTTCCTACACAAACTGTTCAACAAAGTGGTGTAAGTCAAAGAATCAGGAACAAACCCTTTGTTCAACATATCCTCCAACAAATCCACAGCTCCATTCACTTGACTCTTCCTACACATTGCCTGCATCAGAATCCGGTAACACTCGATATCAGGAACAATATCTCTCTTAAACATTTTGTTGAACAGGTGGTAGGCAATGCTAATATCTCCATTCAAACAGAAAGCCCGCATGAGAATTTTGTAGGACTGAGTATTGGGTGACACACCGTGCCTATGAGAATCCCTGAAGAGATCGAATGCAGGTCGAACAAAGTTGCGGTGGGATACAAGAATCTCAAGAATGCGGTTGAGGTGTTTGGGCAAAGGTTTGAAACCGTATTGAAGCATAGTGTAGAAGGTTTTGAGGGCCTTATCGGGTAAATCAGCTTCACCATAGACTCTGATCAAGTAGGAGAACAGGGTAGGAGTGATTGGGTAGGATTCGGATTTGAGGCGGCGAACAAGGTCATCGACAAGGGAGAATCGCCTTGAGCGGCCCAATTTGAGGATAAGAATGAGGTAGGTAGAGTAAGAATGGCGAAAGTTGGGATGGCGAGAGGCGCATTCAAAAATTTCTTTGGCAAGAAGAGGGTCCGACTGGGAAGCTATGAGCTTCTGGACTTTAGATGGAGACCCAATTGGGCAATTGGAGCGAGAAGAATAAAAAGATGGTTGGTttgggttttgtgaaaaattgAAGGAGATGATGCGACGGGAAGACAGGGTGATTAGGATCTTGGTAGAGCGGAGAAATGATCTGTGTAGACTCAGTGAGGTCATGGTGGTGGCTCAAGAAGGTGAGCAGGCGAGGGCAAGTCAATGCTAATTGTGGGTGTATATTCGTGGTTAGTGTCCTTTGTTTCTGTTGAGGAGATATGGACACTGTGGGTGTTCGCAATGCGATTTGCTTTGGTgtttaggaaaaaaaaaaacatccgatccaattgtaaaaaaaataattggtttggtttggtttggtttgattTTTTTCGAGGCCAACCAAActgaattgaaattgattgaTTTGATTCGATTTTTCGGTTTTTCACCATGACCTTCATCAACTCCACCTTCTGTTTCACCAATGCTATCACTTTACTATTATCAAATTGCAGaaatatcacaaaaaaatataataagaacaATAGAACAGAGaacactaaactaaaattagaactgcacaaattaaaattagaacaacactaaaattaaaacagCATAATTTGAAATCTCAAACCacgaattaaaattaaataattgaaaaacaacaaccacAAAAGTTAAGTTAAATGAGAGAACGTTAATAGGGTCGAAATAGTGTTTCTTCGACCTTGTTTAATAGAAGACCTTAACATTCAACAAAGCATGATTTGCTTTAATTAGTGTCACTAACAAATAACAACGTACTAACACAATCACAATTAAAAACATAGTTATCAAAACCAAACCGGTAATCGATCGAGTTAGAGTACTTGGTTAATGGGTTACTGATTCAACCGTTAGATAACTGGTTAACCCgaacataattaaataattatatatgatttatttttttctcataataagttattcttattttattgcttttaaCATTGAATGCCACTGAACTACTTTAGATGTCTACCTGGTCAACAAAGTATAAACTAAAGAGTGCATATAAATGTTAACaagatttttaaatcaatatttTAGGGCCATACAAAAAATACAACAGAGATCAGTTCAAGAGATAAAACACAAAACTCCAATGCACATCTTTAAGTATTTATTACTAAAAGGTTGTGAGAATCGAATCGGTCAAGTGACGGATTCAATGATTCAATAGTACAACCGAGATCGAATCATAGTTGAATCaatctattcttaatatataaaagtaaatgCATAAGTTTACTTACATTACTTTTAAGATATGTTTCTCCTCTTACTAATGACATGTCAGCAACGTTACTTATTTggtaaaattttagaatcaacCACTCAATTTTTGCCAAATCATTTATTATTTCcaaatcagcaaaaaaaaataaaatatacaaaaaaaaatcattcatatatttattatatcttaccgttataaacaatacaataaatttataatccccaataattaatttctataaataactcattaaatgtaataaatatccatattacaaatgtcataataatattattaatcataataaattttatattacaaatattcaaattccaTACTATTTGTCCTATTTATATAAGTCTCTTATCACTATTCCTTCAAAtttagcacaaaaaaattattttcgaattacACAAAATCTCAAATTTACTCAATGGAGCATCATTCTTTGGATGATATTACCAAACAAATAGACAATTggtttatcaaaatttat is part of the Arachis duranensis cultivar V14167 chromosome 1, aradu.V14167.gnm2.J7QH, whole genome shotgun sequence genome and encodes:
- the LOC107465147 gene encoding pentatricopeptide repeat-containing protein At4g01400, mitochondrial-like, coding for MTSLSLHRSFLRSTKILITLSSRRIISFNFSQNPNQPSFYSSRSNCPIGSPSKVQKLIASQSDPLLAKEIFECASRHPNFRHSYSTYLILILKLGRSRRFSLVDDLVRRLKSESYPITPTLFSYLIRVYGEADLPDKALKTFYTMLQYGFKPLPKHLNRILEILVSHRNFVRPAFDLFRDSHRHGVSPNTQSYKILMRAFCLNGDISIAYHLFNKMFKRDIVPDIECYRILMQAMCRKSQVNGAVDLLEDMLNKGFVPDSLTYTTLLNSLCRKKKLREAYKLLCRMKIKGCNPDIVHYNTVILGFCREGRAHDACKVIADMQNNGCLPNVVSYRTLVGGLCDKGMLDEANNYMKEMLSKGFSPHFAVIHGLVKGFCNVGKIEEACGVLTKSLEHGEAPHMDTWVTIIPLICEVDDGVRSRDVLEQVLKIEITSHTRIVDAGIGLENYLIRKIRANPRAS